Proteins encoded within one genomic window of Nordella sp. HKS 07:
- the nuoN gene encoding NADH-quinone oxidoreductase subunit NuoN: MSLLDHIQGAAALPEIFLAVAAMALLMFGVFRDKAADFVNIAAIIVLGITVALVLSGAGGRQEAFGGALVIDTFARFMKVLTLFGSAVAIVLSVNFMKAEKIERFEYPILILLATAGMMIMISANSLIALYMGLELQSLALYVVAAIDRDKAKSSEAGLKYFVLGALSSGMLLYGASLIYGFTGHVSFPEIAQAVKAGEPGLGLIFGLVFLIAGLAFKISAVPFHMWTPDVYEGAPTPVAAFFAAAPKIAAMALFVRAMLAPFPSIFPDWQQILVFISIASMLLGAFAAIGQTNIKRLIAYSSIGHMGYALIGLAAGSPQGVQSVVIYMTIYLIMTLGTFACILAMRRKEGQVENISDLAGLARTNGLHAFFLAVFMFSLAGIPPLAGFFAKYFIFMAAIKANLIALAIIGVLASVVGAVYYIRIIKIMYFDEPVERFEPMVTEVKAVLVLAGLFVMLFVFLPQPLSALAEAAAASLF, translated from the coding sequence ATGTCACTTCTCGATCACATCCAAGGCGCCGCCGCACTGCCGGAGATCTTCCTGGCCGTCGCCGCCATGGCGCTTCTCATGTTCGGCGTCTTCCGCGACAAGGCGGCCGATTTCGTCAATATCGCCGCCATCATCGTGCTCGGCATCACCGTGGCGCTGGTGCTAAGCGGGGCAGGCGGGCGCCAGGAGGCCTTTGGCGGCGCTCTCGTCATCGACACCTTCGCCCGCTTCATGAAAGTGCTGACCCTGTTCGGCTCGGCGGTCGCCATCGTGCTTTCGGTCAATTTCATGAAGGCCGAGAAGATAGAGCGCTTCGAATATCCGATACTCATTCTGCTTGCCACCGCGGGCATGATGATCATGATCTCGGCCAACAGCCTGATCGCTCTCTATATGGGCCTCGAATTGCAGTCGCTCGCCCTCTATGTCGTGGCGGCCATCGACCGCGACAAAGCCAAATCCTCCGAGGCCGGCCTCAAATATTTCGTCCTCGGCGCCTTGTCCTCCGGCATGCTGCTCTATGGCGCGTCGCTGATCTACGGCTTCACCGGCCATGTCAGCTTCCCGGAGATCGCGCAGGCGGTGAAAGCGGGCGAGCCTGGCCTCGGCCTGATCTTCGGCCTGGTCTTCCTTATCGCGGGCCTCGCCTTCAAGATTTCGGCCGTTCCCTTCCATATGTGGACGCCCGACGTCTATGAGGGCGCTCCCACGCCGGTGGCCGCTTTCTTCGCCGCCGCCCCCAAGATTGCCGCCATGGCGCTCTTCGTGCGCGCGATGCTGGCGCCGTTCCCGTCGATTTTCCCCGACTGGCAGCAGATCCTTGTCTTCATCTCCATTGCCTCGATGCTGCTCGGCGCCTTCGCCGCCATCGGCCAGACCAACATCAAGCGGCTGATCGCCTATTCCTCGATCGGCCACATGGGCTATGCGCTGATCGGCCTGGCGGCCGGCAGCCCGCAGGGCGTTCAGAGCGTCGTCATCTATATGACGATCTATCTGATCATGACGCTCGGCACCTTCGCCTGTATCCTGGCGATGCGCCGCAAGGAGGGCCAGGTCGAGAATATCAGCGACCTCGCCGGGCTTGCCCGCACCAACGGGCTCCACGCCTTCTTCCTCGCCGTCTTCATGTTCTCGCTCGCCGGCATTCCGCCGCTCGCGGGCTTCTTCGCCAAGTATTTCATCTTCATGGCGGCGATCAAGGCGAACCTCATTGCGCTCGCGATCATCGGCGTGTTGGCGAGCGTGGTGGGGGCGGTCTATTATATCCGGATCATCAAGATCATGTATTTCGACGAGCCGGTGGAGCGCTTCGAGCCGATGGTGACCGAGGTCAAGGCGGTTCTGGTGCTGGCCGGACTCTTCGTCATGTTGTTCGTGTTCCTCCCGCAACCGTTGAGCGCCCTCGCCGAAGCGGCGGCGGCGTCCCTGTTCTGA
- a CDS encoding ribonuclease J, translating into MNAKKKFDHSNDLVLLPLGGVGEIGMNCYCYGVGPAHDREWLMVDLGVKFGDESEPGIDIVLPDLGHIVGERRRLSGLVLTHAHEDHLGAVAWLWPQLNCPVYCTPFAAEILAGKLKERGIDERVPVHVKPVGSRFDVGSFTVELVSVTHSIPEPTALFIETKQGRVLHSGDWKIDRTPMMGGGFDEKRFREIGELGVDALVCDSTNVFREGFSVSEAEVAANLDRIVSEAKNRIAVTTFASHVERISSAVAAARKAGREVVIAGRAMRQTIEAARACGYLRDAGSFLEEEAFGYLPPDKIMLLCTGSQGEPRAAIARIAEDIHPAIALDDGDLVVFSSKTIPGNEKAVSAVHNNLARLGVDVITSDDALVHTSGHPRQDELKLLYGWLNPRAVIPMHGEARHLLRHMELAEDAGIEETVMAENGDIVRLCPGPVQIVDEAPSGRLHVDGKLIVPAIEGPAKYRRKLSFVGIVVASLVIDHKGSLVTDIEIIADGLPSGLEERLRDAADEAFDSMPRSRRASDETVAETLRVAIRRAADAEWGKKPICRVLVHRL; encoded by the coding sequence ATGAACGCCAAGAAGAAATTCGACCACAGCAACGATCTCGTGCTGCTGCCTTTAGGCGGTGTCGGCGAGATCGGCATGAACTGCTATTGTTATGGCGTGGGCCCGGCCCACGACCGCGAATGGCTGATGGTCGATCTCGGCGTCAAGTTCGGCGATGAGTCAGAGCCCGGCATCGATATAGTCCTGCCCGACCTCGGCCATATCGTCGGGGAGCGCCGCCGCTTGTCCGGCCTGGTGCTGACCCATGCCCATGAGGACCATCTGGGTGCAGTTGCCTGGCTATGGCCGCAGCTCAATTGTCCCGTCTATTGCACGCCCTTCGCCGCCGAGATCCTGGCCGGCAAGCTCAAGGAACGCGGCATCGATGAACGGGTGCCGGTGCACGTCAAGCCCGTGGGATCGCGTTTCGACGTGGGATCCTTCACGGTCGAGCTCGTCAGCGTCACCCATTCCATCCCGGAGCCCACGGCGCTTTTCATCGAGACGAAGCAGGGCCGGGTGCTTCATTCGGGCGATTGGAAGATCGATCGCACGCCGATGATGGGCGGCGGCTTCGACGAGAAGCGCTTCCGCGAGATCGGCGAATTGGGTGTCGACGCCCTTGTCTGCGATTCGACCAACGTTTTCCGCGAGGGTTTCTCCGTTTCCGAGGCCGAGGTGGCCGCTAATCTCGACCGCATCGTATCCGAAGCGAAGAATCGTATCGCCGTCACCACCTTCGCCTCGCATGTCGAGCGTATCTCGTCCGCCGTGGCGGCGGCGCGCAAGGCTGGCCGCGAGGTCGTCATTGCTGGGCGCGCCATGCGCCAGACCATCGAGGCGGCGCGCGCCTGTGGTTATCTGCGTGACGCCGGCTCCTTCCTGGAGGAGGAGGCCTTCGGCTATCTGCCGCCCGACAAGATCATGCTGCTATGCACCGGCAGCCAGGGCGAGCCGCGTGCCGCCATCGCCCGCATCGCTGAGGACATCCATCCTGCCATCGCGCTGGACGATGGCGATCTCGTCGTCTTCTCCTCCAAGACTATCCCCGGCAACGAGAAGGCGGTGAGCGCGGTTCACAACAACCTTGCCCGCCTCGGCGTCGACGTCATCACCTCGGACGATGCGCTCGTTCACACGTCGGGTCATCCGCGCCAGGATGAATTGAAGCTCCTCTATGGCTGGCTCAACCCGCGCGCCGTGATCCCAATGCATGGCGAGGCGCGTCATTTGCTGCGCCACATGGAACTGGCCGAGGACGCGGGCATCGAGGAGACGGTAATGGCCGAGAATGGCGATATCGTCCGCCTCTGCCCGGGACCGGTCCAGATCGTCGACGAGGCGCCGTCAGGCCGTCTTCATGTCGACGGCAAGCTCATCGTGCCGGCGATCGAGGGCCCGGCGAAATACCGCCGCAAGCTCTCCTTTGTCGGCATCGTGGTGGCAAGCCTGGTGATTGACCACAAGGGCTCGCTCGTCACCGATATCGAGATCATCGCCGACGGGCTTCCATCCGGTCTCGAGGAGCGCTTGCGTGACGCCGCGGACGAGGCCTTCGACAGCATGCCGCGGTCGCGCCGGGCAAGCGATGAGACGGTGGCCGAAACCTTGCGCGTCGCCATCCGCCGCGCCGCCGATGCCGAATGGGGCAAAAAGCCGATCTGTCGCGTGCTGGTACATCGTTTGTGA
- a CDS encoding NAD(P)-dependent oxidoreductase, translating to MSQRAAWIGLGVMGYPMAGHLKTKGGVPLTVYNRTAAKSDKWAAQFKDGTAPTPAEAARNADFVFACVGNDEDLRQVTIGPEGAFQAMKKGAIFVDHTTASADVARELHAAASAKGIGFVDAPVSGGQAGAENGVLTVMCGGEQGDFDKAAALIAHYSRMCRLLGSSGSGQLAKMVNQICIAGLVQGLSEAINFGMKAGLDMEAVVEVISKGAAGSWQMENRHKTMIAGKFDFGFAVDWMRKDLGICLAEANNNGAALPITALIDQFYADVQKMGGKRWDTSSLIARLQR from the coding sequence ATGAGCCAAAGAGCAGCCTGGATCGGCTTGGGCGTCATGGGCTATCCGATGGCCGGTCATCTCAAGACCAAGGGCGGCGTCCCGCTGACCGTCTATAACCGTACCGCCGCCAAGTCCGACAAGTGGGCGGCGCAATTCAAGGACGGAACGGCGCCGACGCCGGCCGAAGCCGCCCGGAATGCCGATTTCGTTTTCGCCTGCGTCGGCAATGACGAGGATCTGCGCCAGGTGACGATCGGCCCGGAAGGCGCCTTCCAGGCCATGAAGAAAGGCGCGATCTTCGTCGATCACACCACCGCCTCGGCCGATGTCGCGCGCGAGCTTCATGCCGCCGCCTCGGCCAAGGGCATCGGCTTCGTCGACGCGCCTGTCTCGGGCGGCCAGGCGGGCGCGGAGAATGGCGTGCTGACCGTCATGTGCGGTGGCGAGCAGGGCGATTTCGACAAGGCGGCGGCGCTGATCGCCCATTATTCACGCATGTGCCGGCTGCTGGGTTCGTCCGGTTCGGGCCAACTCGCCAAGATGGTGAACCAGATCTGCATCGCCGGCCTCGTCCAGGGCCTTTCCGAGGCGATCAATTTCGGCATGAAGGCCGGACTCGACATGGAAGCCGTGGTCGAGGTCATCTCGAAGGGGGCCGCCGGCTCCTGGCAGATGGAAAATCGGCACAAGACCATGATCGCCGGCAAATTTGATTTCGGCTTCGCCGTCGACTGGATGCGTAAGGATCTCGGCATCTGTCTCGCCGAGGCGAACAATAACGGCGCCGCCTTGCCGATTACCGCGCTCATCGACCAGTTCTATGCCGATGTGCAGAAGATGGGCGGCAAGCGCTGGGATACGTCGAGCCTGATCGCCCGGCTGCAGCGCTAA
- a CDS encoding GlsB/YeaQ/YmgE family stress response membrane protein, which yields MEGFGWFMTIVLGAIAGWLAEKVMKFDTGLIMNIVLGIVGAVLGNVLLRALGMTFAGSIPGQLIIAVIGACILIYVYRLIKSSQA from the coding sequence ATGGAAGGATTCGGCTGGTTCATGACGATCGTGCTCGGAGCCATCGCGGGATGGCTCGCCGAGAAGGTGATGAAATTCGACACGGGCCTCATCATGAATATCGTGCTCGGGATCGTCGGCGCTGTCCTCGGCAATGTCCTGTTACGCGCCCTGGGAATGACCTTCGCCGGATCCATCCCCGGCCAGCTCATCATTGCTGTAATCGGCGCCTGCATCCTCATCTACGTCTACCGCCTCATCAAATCGAGCCAAGCCTGA
- a CDS encoding biotin--[acetyl-CoA-carboxylase] ligase, translating to MGLAARLLHFEAIDSTNAEAHRLAKDGECGPLWIVADLQSQGRGRLGRHWVSEPGNLYSTFVLALQGSALTASQIGFVAALAIRDTALALLPKKAPPVTIKWPNDVQVGGAKFAGILAETVAQSNDGRIIVALGMGLNLAHAPQGTPYPVTALARHGAHATPRKALDLLDDALSQWLSVWKEGQGFAEIRANWRKDAAGLGEEFSATVNHGELRGRFEDLGDDGAMILRLTDGSRKSIHSGEVQVRRA from the coding sequence ATGGGTTTGGCGGCGCGCCTCCTCCATTTCGAAGCGATCGACTCGACAAATGCGGAAGCGCACCGTCTGGCCAAGGACGGGGAGTGTGGTCCGTTGTGGATCGTCGCCGACCTCCAGTCACAGGGTCGCGGTCGTCTCGGGCGCCATTGGGTGTCCGAGCCCGGCAATCTCTATTCGACTTTCGTCCTAGCCCTTCAGGGCTCAGCATTGACCGCGAGTCAGATCGGCTTCGTGGCGGCCCTGGCCATTCGTGATACGGCACTGGCGCTGTTGCCGAAGAAGGCGCCGCCCGTCACAATCAAATGGCCGAATGACGTGCAAGTGGGGGGAGCCAAATTCGCCGGCATTCTGGCGGAGACCGTTGCCCAGTCGAATGACGGCCGTATCATCGTGGCGCTCGGCATGGGGCTCAACCTCGCCCACGCGCCGCAAGGGACGCCCTATCCGGTGACGGCGCTCGCGCGCCATGGCGCCCATGCGACGCCTCGCAAGGCCCTGGACCTGCTGGACGATGCGCTGTCCCAGTGGCTTTCGGTCTGGAAAGAGGGCCAGGGCTTTGCCGAGATCCGCGCCAACTGGCGCAAGGACGCGGCGGGCCTCGGCGAGGAATTCTCCGCCACGGTCAATCACGGCGAACTCCGCGGCCGGTTCGAGGATCTGGGGGACGACGGCGCTATGATCCTGAGGCTTACGGATGGCAGCAGGAAGTCCATCCACTCCGGCGAAGTGCAGGTGAGGCGCGCATGA
- a CDS encoding sulfite exporter TauE/SafE family protein, with protein MIDGGLYFYTAALLAAVLVGASKGGLPVVGMLGVPVLALATSPVHAAGLLLPIFVVTDLFGLWVYRREYDRRNLMILIPAAALGVAIGWATASLVSDRLVTLLVGVIGLSFCLNYWLRGRHAVAPHRADIPRGIFWGTVSGFTSFVSHAGAPPYQMYVLPQRLDKMIYAGTTTILFAVVNATKLVPYWALGQLSFANLKTVAVLFPFAIAATFAGVKLTRIVPQELFYRLVIGALLLISLKLVSDAALG; from the coding sequence GTGATCGACGGCGGCCTCTACTTCTATACGGCGGCCTTGCTGGCCGCCGTCCTGGTCGGGGCGTCCAAGGGCGGCTTGCCGGTGGTCGGCATGCTGGGCGTGCCAGTGTTGGCCTTGGCGACGTCGCCCGTTCATGCGGCGGGTCTCCTATTGCCGATCTTCGTGGTGACCGATCTCTTCGGCCTGTGGGTCTATCGGCGCGAATATGACCGCCGCAATCTGATGATCCTCATTCCGGCGGCGGCGCTGGGCGTCGCCATCGGCTGGGCTACCGCTTCGCTGGTCTCCGACCGGCTGGTGACCTTGCTGGTCGGCGTGATCGGTCTGAGCTTCTGCCTGAATTACTGGCTGCGCGGCCGCCATGCGGTGGCGCCACATCGGGCCGATATTCCACGCGGGATCTTCTGGGGCACGGTCTCCGGCTTCACCAGCTTCGTGAGTCATGCCGGCGCGCCACCCTATCAGATGTATGTCCTGCCGCAGCGCCTCGACAAGATGATCTATGCCGGCACCACGACAATCCTCTTCGCCGTCGTCAATGCGACGAAACTCGTGCCCTATTGGGCGCTGGGCCAGCTCTCATTCGCCAACCTCAAGACCGTCGCGGTGCTTTTTCCCTTCGCCATCGCCGCCACCTTCGCCGGTGTGAAGCTGACCCGCATCGTCCCGCAGGAGCTCTTCTACCGCCTGGTGATCGGCGCCTTGTTGCTCATTTCGCTGAAGCTGGTCTCCGACGCGGCGCTTGGCTAG
- a CDS encoding arginyltransferase produces MTIERRNFPQFFITAPAPCPYLPGRIERKVFTHLIGTEARQLNTQLSQAGFRRSQNIAYRPACDGCSACVSVRVCVKEFATSPSFRKIIKANSDLAGTVKPAKATAEQYSLFRGYIDERHADGGMADMTALDFAAMVDDSFVDTRIVEYRSSNDIGEDALVACVITDVLSDGLSMIYSFYEPDLAHRSLGTYMILDHIERTRKLGLPYLYLGYWVLGSRKMSYKARFLPQERLTMDGWVRQA; encoded by the coding sequence GTGACGATCGAGCGGCGAAACTTTCCGCAGTTCTTCATAACCGCGCCGGCACCATGTCCATATCTGCCCGGTCGCATCGAGCGCAAGGTTTTCACCCACCTCATCGGCACCGAAGCGCGCCAGCTCAACACCCAGCTTTCGCAAGCCGGCTTCCGGCGCAGCCAGAACATCGCCTATAGGCCCGCCTGCGACGGCTGCTCGGCCTGTGTATCGGTGCGCGTCTGCGTCAAGGAGTTTGCGACCTCCCCCTCCTTCCGCAAGATCATCAAGGCGAATTCCGACCTGGCGGGCACTGTGAAGCCCGCGAAGGCGACGGCTGAACAATACTCCCTGTTCCGTGGCTATATCGACGAGCGCCATGCCGATGGCGGCATGGCCGACATGACGGCACTAGACTTCGCCGCCATGGTCGATGACAGCTTCGTCGACACCCGTATCGTCGAATACCGCTCGTCGAACGATATCGGCGAGGACGCGCTGGTGGCGTGCGTCATCACCGACGTCCTGAGCGACGGCCTGTCGATGATCTACAGCTTCTACGAGCCCGATCTCGCCCATCGCAGCCTCGGAACCTATATGATCCTCGACCACATCGAACGCACCAGGAAGTTGGGTCTGCCCTATCTCTATCTCGGCTACTGGGTATTGGGCTCGCGCAAGATGAGCTACAAGGCACGCTTTCTGCCGCAGGAACGGCTGACGATGGATGGGTGGGTCCGGCAGGCCTGA
- a CDS encoding threonine ammonia-lyase has protein sequence MAVAFRDIEKARAVLAGNVVRTPLIRAGKLSDMTGADIHVKFENLQVTSSFKDRGAYNKMSSLTDAEKALGVIAMSAGNHAQAVAYHAKRLGIPATIVMPETTPSTKVERTRAHGAHVILSGETLAESQVTAEALVKDKGFILIHPYDDDKVIAGQGTIAIEMLEDQPDLDCIVVPIGGGGIIGGTAIAAKHIKPSIEMLGVEVKLYPSMYHALRGQPAKCGGSTLAEGIAVKNVTERTIAIAKQYVDDVRLVGESDIERAVMAYLTHQKTLAEGAGAAGLAAVLADPAHFRGRKVGLILCGGNMDPRILASVILRELEREHRIVNLRIQIDDRPGVLGRIATLLGHLGANILEVSHRRMFLDVPAKGAELEIMLETRDGPHADEIVARIEAEGFSTRVLDAPGGRETGRRG, from the coding sequence ATGGCGGTGGCATTCAGGGATATCGAGAAAGCGCGGGCCGTCCTCGCCGGCAATGTAGTGCGCACGCCGCTCATCCGGGCCGGCAAGCTCTCCGACATGACCGGCGCCGATATCCATGTGAAATTCGAGAATCTGCAGGTCACCAGCTCGTTCAAGGACCGCGGCGCCTACAACAAGATGTCGAGCCTCACCGACGCCGAGAAGGCGCTGGGCGTCATCGCCATGTCCGCCGGCAATCACGCACAGGCGGTGGCCTATCACGCCAAGCGCCTCGGCATCCCGGCGACCATTGTGATGCCGGAGACAACGCCGTCGACCAAGGTTGAGCGCACGCGCGCCCATGGCGCCCATGTGATCCTCTCGGGCGAGACGCTAGCCGAGAGCCAGGTGACCGCCGAAGCGTTGGTCAAAGACAAGGGCTTCATCCTCATCCACCCCTACGATGACGACAAGGTCATCGCCGGCCAGGGCACGATCGCGATCGAGATGCTGGAGGACCAGCCGGATCTCGACTGCATCGTGGTACCGATCGGCGGCGGCGGCATCATTGGCGGCACCGCGATCGCGGCGAAGCACATCAAGCCGTCGATCGAGATGCTTGGCGTCGAGGTAAAGCTCTATCCCTCGATGTATCACGCGTTGCGCGGCCAGCCCGCGAAATGCGGCGGCTCGACGCTCGCCGAGGGCATCGCGGTCAAGAACGTCACCGAGCGGACCATCGCGATCGCCAAGCAATATGTCGACGACGTGCGGCTCGTCGGCGAGAGTGACATCGAGCGTGCCGTCATGGCCTATCTCACCCATCAGAAGACGTTGGCCGAGGGCGCCGGTGCCGCCGGGCTCGCCGCGGTGCTGGCGGATCCCGCTCATTTCCGCGGCCGCAAAGTGGGACTCATTCTGTGCGGCGGCAATATGGACCCGCGCATCCTCGCTTCGGTCATATTGCGCGAGCTTGAGCGCGAACACAGAATTGTGAACCTGCGCATCCAGATCGACGACCGGCCGGGCGTGCTCGGCCGCATCGCCACGCTGCTCGGCCACCTTGGCGCCAATATCCTCGAAGTGTCCCATCGGCGCATGTTTCTCGATGTGCCCGCCAAGGGCGCCGAGCTCGAAATCATGCTCGAAACGCGCGACGGTCCGCATGCCGATGAGATCGTGGCACGGATCGAGGCGGAAGGCTTCTCGACCCGGGTTCTAGATGCACCGGGAGGGCGCGAGACCGGCCGGCGGGGCTAA
- a CDS encoding NADH-quinone oxidoreductase subunit M translates to MSGWPILSVVTFLPLVGAAFVLAIRGNDEVALRNMRWAALWTTIVTFVLSLLIWYYFDPANPDFQFVEKLSWLGGTASYQMGVDGISMLFIILTAFLMPICILASWQVDRRVREYLIAFLVLETLMIGVFCALDLVLFYLFFEGGLIPMFLIIGVWGGPRRVYASFKFFLYTLLGSVLMLLAIIAMYWYSGTTDIAVLYKNPAFPADMQTWLWLAFFASFAVKMPMWPVHTWLPDAHVEAPTAGSVILAAILLKMGGYGFLRFSVPMFPIASDLFAPLVFTLSVVAIVYTSLVAMMQDDMKKLIAYSSVAHMGFVTMGIFTLTRQGIDGALFQMISHGIVSGALFLCVGVVYDRMHTREITAYGGLVNRMPLYALTFMVFTMANVGLPGTSGFVGEFLTLMGAFQNNTWVAFLAATGVILSAGYALWLYRRVVFGKLEKASLRHITDMTPREAAALVPLILLTIFFGVYPSPLLDVFGASVESLMAGVQKSLAAAGAISAAGL, encoded by the coding sequence GCAATGACGAGGTCGCCCTGCGCAACATGCGCTGGGCCGCATTGTGGACGACGATCGTCACCTTCGTCCTGTCGCTGCTCATTTGGTACTATTTCGATCCGGCCAATCCGGACTTCCAGTTTGTCGAGAAACTTTCCTGGCTGGGCGGAACCGCCTCCTATCAGATGGGTGTCGACGGCATTTCGATGCTGTTCATCATCCTGACCGCCTTCCTGATGCCGATCTGCATCCTGGCGAGCTGGCAGGTCGACAGGCGCGTGCGCGAATATCTTATCGCCTTCCTGGTGCTCGAGACCCTGATGATCGGCGTCTTCTGCGCTCTCGATCTCGTGCTCTTCTACCTCTTCTTCGAAGGCGGCCTCATTCCGATGTTCCTCATCATCGGTGTATGGGGCGGTCCGCGCCGCGTCTATGCGAGCTTCAAGTTCTTCCTCTACACGCTCCTGGGCTCGGTGCTGATGCTGCTCGCCATCATCGCCATGTACTGGTACTCGGGCACGACCGATATTGCGGTTCTCTACAAGAACCCGGCTTTCCCGGCCGATATGCAGACCTGGCTGTGGCTCGCCTTCTTCGCCTCTTTCGCGGTGAAGATGCCGATGTGGCCGGTCCATACCTGGCTGCCGGACGCGCATGTCGAAGCGCCGACGGCGGGATCGGTCATCCTGGCGGCGATCCTGCTGAAGATGGGCGGCTACGGCTTCCTGCGTTTCTCGGTGCCGATGTTCCCGATCGCCTCGGATCTCTTCGCGCCGCTGGTGTTCACGCTTTCGGTCGTCGCCATCGTCTACACCTCGCTCGTCGCGATGATGCAGGATGACATGAAGAAGCTGATCGCCTATTCGTCCGTCGCCCATATGGGCTTCGTCACGATGGGCATCTTCACGCTCACGCGGCAGGGGATCGACGGGGCGCTGTTCCAGATGATCTCGCACGGCATCGTGTCGGGCGCCTTGTTCCTCTGCGTCGGCGTCGTCTATGACCGTATGCATACGCGCGAGATCACCGCCTATGGCGGTCTCGTCAACCGCATGCCGCTCTATGCGCTGACCTTCATGGTCTTCACCATGGCCAATGTCGGCCTGCCGGGCACATCGGGCTTCGTCGGCGAGTTCCTGACCCTGATGGGTGCCTTCCAGAACAATACCTGGGTCGCCTTCCTCGCCGCCACCGGCGTCATTCTGTCGGCAGGCTACGCCCTCTGGCTCTATCGCCGTGTCGTCTTCGGGAAGCTGGAGAAGGCGAGCCTCAGGCATATCACCGACATGACACCGCGAGAGGCGGCGGCGCTCGTGCCCTTGATCCTGCTCACCATCTTCTTCGGCGTCTATCCATCACCCCTTCTCGATGTCTTCGGTGCCTCGGTCGAAAGCCTGATGGCGGGCGTCCAGAAATCGCTTGCCGCGGCGGGCGCAATCTCGGCAGCGGGACTTTAA
- a CDS encoding DMT family transporter → MGLPSPTRGDDHRRGLFLTAIGAVLFTFDVPLIRLAASDKWTLMFARGLLLFLAMTVLWMVFQRGWRGSVSYISGVGGIIAAVSSTLANLMFLAAVTETTAANLVFIIALNPVICAFLAWMILKERVAWQTWLAILMALLGVAIIVWSGQSVGTTTGDLLALGVATCMAITLTAARWSGKNIMTSLAIGALASACIAAFWAEPATLPPVSWGWLAINALVIVPVAMALLAIGPRYLPAPEVAMFFLLELILTPLWMWFIFGESPTREAFIGGTIIFLTLLCHSVWRLATGGRTRPLRTETATP, encoded by the coding sequence ATGGGACTGCCTTCTCCAACTCGCGGCGACGATCACCGCCGGGGCCTTTTTCTGACCGCCATCGGGGCGGTGCTGTTCACATTCGATGTCCCTCTGATCCGGCTCGCAGCATCCGACAAATGGACGTTGATGTTCGCCCGAGGTCTTCTACTCTTCCTCGCGATGACGGTTCTATGGATGGTCTTCCAGCGCGGCTGGCGGGGCAGTGTCTCCTATATCAGCGGCGTGGGCGGCATCATCGCGGCGGTCAGCAGCACCCTCGCCAATCTCATGTTCCTGGCCGCGGTCACGGAAACCACTGCGGCGAACCTGGTCTTTATCATCGCCCTCAATCCGGTGATTTGCGCCTTCCTCGCCTGGATGATCCTTAAGGAACGCGTGGCCTGGCAAACCTGGCTGGCTATCCTCATGGCGCTGCTTGGGGTCGCTATCATCGTCTGGAGCGGGCAGTCGGTGGGCACCACCACTGGTGACCTCCTCGCCCTCGGGGTCGCCACCTGCATGGCCATCACTCTGACTGCGGCGCGCTGGAGCGGCAAGAACATCATGACGAGCCTCGCCATCGGGGCGCTGGCTTCCGCCTGCATCGCGGCATTCTGGGCCGAGCCCGCCACGCTTCCGCCGGTGAGCTGGGGCTGGCTTGCCATCAATGCACTTGTGATCGTGCCGGTGGCCATGGCGTTGCTCGCCATCGGACCGCGCTACCTTCCGGCCCCCGAAGTGGCCATGTTCTTCCTGCTGGAGCTGATCCTCACGCCTCTCTGGATGTGGTTCATCTTTGGGGAAAGTCCGACCAGGGAGGCCTTCATCGGCGGAACGATTATCTTCCTGACGCTTCTCTGCCACAGCGTCTGGCGGCTGGCCACGGGTGGGCGCACGCGTCCTCTGCGAACCGAGACGGCCACGCCGTAA